The genome window ctaaaaaaaggttgggtttttttcaaagaagggtttttaagccttttttaaaagcatccacagtttgtggtgccctcaagtggtcagggacagcgttccacagactgggagcggcggattcTTATTGATTACAAacctttaaaaaagtcataatggaAGTAAGCaaagtaggagtcgaactttcacatacttaatatacgattataataatataatatgtacacacacacaaacacacatgcacatcctgacaataaaattgcatttgtgtacaaatatgtgGGTCTTTTCTTAAGCTAAGTTCAatctaattaatcatgattattccaaattcCGAAACGTGATTAGTCTGATCAAACCAAttattaatcatttgacagcccttatATAAATGTTTCATTTTAAGAGTGCATTGGCAAGGATATTGGGAATTTTCTTCATTTTTGGCAGTTTTACTGAGTTTCTACACATTGTAATGGATGTATGCAGCATTTTACTAAAGTTAGAGactatgcatacatctaaaaaaaggttggttttttttttcaaagaagggtttttaagccttttttaaaagcatccacagtttgtggtgccctcaagtggtcagggacagcgttccacagactgggagcggcaaatTCTTATTGATTACAAacctttaaaaaagtcataatggaAGTAAGCAAAGTAGGAGTCGAACTctcacatacttaatatacaattataataatataatatgtacacacacacaaacacacatgcacatcctgacaataaaattgcatttgtgtacaaatatgtgGGTCTTTTCTTAAGCTAAGTTCAatctaattaatcatgattattccaaattcCTAAACGTGATTAGTCTgattaaaacaattattaatcatttgacagcccttacATAAATGTTTCATTTTAAGAGTGCATTGGCAAGGATATTGGTAATTTTCTTCATTTTTGGCAGTTTTACCGAGTTTCTACACATTGTAATGGATGTATGCAGCATTTTACTAAAGTTAGAGactatgcatacatctaaaaaaaggttgtttttttttttcaaagaagggtttttaaaccttttttaaaagcatccacagtttgtggtgccctcaagtggtcagggacagcgttccacagactgggagcggcggattgTTATTGATTACAAacctttaaaaaagtcataatggaAGTAAGCaaagtaggagtcgaacttttacatacttaatatacaattataattagggatggctttttgccgatatccgatattacgatattgcccaactctttaattaccgataccgatatcaaccgataccgatatcaaccgatatatgcagtcgtggaattaacacattattatgcctaatttggacaaccaggtatggtgaagataaggtactttttaaaaaaataagaaaataagataactaaattaaaaacattttcttgaataaaaaagaaagtaaaacaatataaaaacagttacatagaaactagtaattaatgaaaatgagtaaaattaagtgttaaaggttagtactattagtggaccagcagcacgcacaatcatgtgtgcttacggactgtatcccttgcagactgtattgatatatattgatatataatgtaggaaccagaatattaataacagaaagaaacaacccttttgtgtgaatgggggagggagtttttttgggttggtgcactaattgtaagtgtatcttgtgttttttatgttgatttaattaaaaaaaaacaaacaaaaaaaaaaacgatacagataattaaaaaaacgataccgataatttccgatattacattttaacgcatatatcccTGCCGTctatttttaataatataatatgcacacacacaaacacacatgcacatcctgacaataaaattgcatttgtgtacaaatatgtgGGTCTTTTCTTAAGCTAAGTTCAatctaattaatcatgattattccaaattcCTAAACGTGATTAGTCTgattaaaacaattattaatcatttgacagcctttaaataaatgttttattttaagagTGCCTTGGCAAGGATATTTGGAATTTTCTGCATTTTTGGCAGTTTTACCGAgtttctttgattgattgattgattgattggttgaaactaatattagtagattgcacagtacagtacatattccgtacaattgaccactaaatggtcaattgtacggaatatgtacaactttttcaacttgtttaagtctcacgttaatcaattcatggtaatagaTGTTGTAATAGATGTATGCAGCGTTTTCCTAAAGCAAGAGACTCATTTTCTACATAAACCgtgcaagtaaacatgttgtttttaaGAATAGTTGGCCCAACTCCCTCTGGCAGTTAACAAGCGTGTGACCGTTTTGAACACCAACCCTGATTGGACGGCCTCCGCCTGTGACGCAAAGGCACCACCCATTTGTTTTCCCCTCGTCTGGAGGGAAGTTTTCTCTCGAATCCTTTTAATAGTTCCACTTCTGCAACATTttttggaggggggaaaaaaaaaatgctgcgcCCGCTCGTGATTCTGCTTTGCCTGGGGACGCTCCGCCACACCTCGGAGGCCGTGGAGGCGGAAAAGCTGGCGGATAAAAAGACGTGCGGCGACGAAGAGTGCTCGTGTGAGTAAGAAGTAACTCGGGTGAGAACGACGCTTAAGGCGTCACATGTTTGCGTGGTTCCTTCTTTCAGATGTGCTCTCCATGGCCACAGTTTTGGATGACTTCATAGGTCCGGACTGCAGATTCATCAACCTCAAGAAGGAGCAGAAGGTTTATGTGTATTCTAAACTGGTACCAGAGGAGGGCGGTGGCGTCTTCTGGTCTGGCAGTGTAGGTCCAAAACACTAAGAAATGAGACCGCATTGAaatataatacaaaccccgtttccatatgagttgggaaattgtgttagatgtcaatataaacggaatacaatgatttgcaaatccttttcaacccagttgaatatgctacaacgacaacatatttgacgttcaaactgataaacatttattgtttgtgcaaataatcattaactttagaatttgatgccagcaacacgtgacaaaggagttgggaaaggtggcaataaatactgataaagttgaggaatgctcatcaaacacttatttggaacatcccacaggtgtgcaggctaattgggaacaggtgggtgcagggccggcccgtggcataggccgtataggcaaatgctaagggcgccgtccaccagggggcgccacgccagtgccacaaatattggagaaaaaaaaagaaagaaaaaaaaagttggtactattatttctaaatacaaaaaaataatcccacgttaattaaaatgcaaagtaaagcctatttaatagaaacatTATTTGTtaccacggtgcgccccctcccttcccgtatcatgactttttttggacgtcaccacatcaaaaaatcaacacaagatgtcaaaacggccaaaactgtcaggtgcccagggaagagaaaagagaaaagaagaagaggaggagaaacgagaaaaagacagaggtagcaggtaggtaacgttagcctacatgaaattatttgtctgttacagaatgggatagtaacctggctttttagcattaagctaatgttagttgggagagtggctaatgttagttgggagagtggccgtgccagcaatctgagggttactggttcaatccccaccttctaccatcctagtcacgtccgttgtgtccttgggcaagacacttcacccttgctcctgatgggtcctggttagcgccttgcatggcagctcccgccatcagtgtgtgaatgtgtgtgtgaatgggtgaatgtggaaatactgtcaaagcgctttgggctccttaaaaaggggtagaaaagcgctatacaagtacaaccatttatttatttatttatttacatgattcggcaattgctaatcaataaatagctagttctgttttaacgtcgggttaatattgtggagggggctaaattgttatggaaaataataatgtaacgttaggtacttacagtactcccaccttacattcctcagggacatttgtattagatcttttaagcaggtgttttttgtttacattgttattgccttctggttagataatgtttgccctgcaggtaatagtcacttttccacccctttatatattaggtatagttgtaagcctagttgttaaagtgcacatcattaatgttaattaagcaatatcacatgagagggaatgctgtttttttaatttgagcactgctgtgattcggttaaagataatcataacataacattctcatataatatgttaatttgctttctttaagtaaaaaaaaaggtcaaagacaaagctattcggtttcttgtgagtatatacacttcactgtcgatgtgggggggcgccacctaaaatcttgcctagggcgccagattggttagggccaggcctgggtgggtgccatgattgggtaaaaaaacagcttcccaaaaaatgctcagtctttcacaagaaaggatggggcgaggtacaccactttgtccacaactgcgtgagcaaatagtcaaacagtttgagaacaacgtttctcaaagtgcaattgcaagaaatttagggatttcaacatctacgctccataatatcatcaaaaggttcagaggatctggagaaatcactgcacgtaagcagcatggccggaaaccaacattgaatgaccatgaccttccatccctgtatcaaaaagcgacatcggtgtgtaaaggatatcaccacatgggctcaggaacacttcagaaaaccactgtcactaaatacagttggtcgctacatctgtaagtgcaagttaaagctctactatgcaaagcgaaagccatttatcaacaacacccagaaacgccgccggcttctctgggcccgagctcatctaagatggactcatgcaaagtggaaaagtgttctgtggtttgacgagtcgaaattttaaattgtttttgggaaatattccacatcgtgtcatccggaccaaaggggatgcgaaccatccagactgttatcgacgcaaagttgaaaagccagcagctgtgatggtatggtggtgcattagtgcccaaggcatgggtaacttacacatctgtgaaggcaccattaatgctgaaaggtacatacaggttttggagcaacatatgctgccatctaagcgctgtctttttcatggacgcccctgcttatttcagcaagacaatgccaagccacattcagcacgtgttacaacagcgtggcttcgtaaaaaaaagagtgcgggtactttcccggcccgcctgcagtccagacctgtctcccatagaaaatgtgtggcgcattatgaagcgtaaaatacgacaacggagaccccggactgttgaacgactgaagatgtacataaaacaagaatgggaaaaaaattccactttcaaagcttcaacaattagtttcctcaggtaccaatcgtttactgagtgttgttaaaaggaaaggccatgtaacacagtggtgaacatgccatttcccaactactttggcacgtgctgcagccatgaaattctaagttaattattatttgagtttgaacatcttaatatcttgtctttgtagtgcatttaattgaatatggcttgaaaagg of Entelurus aequoreus isolate RoL-2023_Sb linkage group LG09, RoL_Eaeq_v1.1, whole genome shotgun sequence contains these proteins:
- the LOC133656733 gene encoding otoraplin-like, with the translated sequence MLRPLVILLCLGTLRHTSEAVEAEKLADKKTCGDEECSYVLSMATVLDDFIGPDCRFINLKKEQKVYVYSKLVPEEGGGVFWSGSVYGDCYVDQMGIIGYFPATLVKETQRFREETVEIPTTNADFSCA